In Triticum urartu cultivar G1812 chromosome 6, Tu2.1, whole genome shotgun sequence, the following proteins share a genomic window:
- the LOC125514039 gene encoding hippocampus abundant transcript 1 protein-like: protein MKDLAGLGHLFVVAFLFHFSSFMVLPAITDVTMEAVCPGRDECSVAIYLSGFQNAITGLGALVVTPIVGNLSDKYGRKALMTLPVTVAILPLFILACNRSEVYFYAYYVMKILAGIFCEGSIHCLSLAYVADHVGTKRRAAAFGLLSGVSAAGFLSGTLTARFLTTSSTFQVAAAVGAAGAIYLRAFVPDSGAAVSFHDDACDPLLQGSSCSSAASSSASSDEELSPRLPPYKGVLPSPSDMVALLTGSLTLSTAAMITFFYSLGEHGLQTALLYYLKAQFGYSKDEFANLMLIAGAAGMISQLTVMPIFAPIVGEEMLLIVGLLGGCTHVFLYGIAWSYWVPYFAAAFIILSAFVHPSIRTNVSKSVGSNEQGIAQGCISGISSFASILAPLVFTPLTAWFLSETTPFNFKGFSIMVAGFCTLIAFVISIRMRAARCGVSEKVSLVQHEQA from the exons ATGAAGGACTTGGCGGGGCTGGGGCACTTGTTCGTGGTGGCATTCCtcttccacttctcctccttcaTGGTGCTCCCGGCGATCACCGACGTGACCATGGAGGCCGTCTGCCCCGGCCGCGACGAGTGCTCCGTCGCCATTTACCTCAGCGGCTTCCAGAACGCC ATCACGGGGCTGGGGGCTCTGGTGGTGACTCCGATCGTCGGGAATTTGTCGGACAAGTACGGCCGGAAGGCGCTGATGACGCTGCCGGTGACCGTCGCCATTTTGCCTCTCT TTATATTGGCGTGCAACCGATCGGAGGTGTACTTCTACGCGTACTACGTGATGAAGATCCTCGCCGGGATCTTCTGCGAGGGCAGCATCCACTGCCTCTCGCTTGCTTACGTG GCGGACCACGTAGGGACCaagaggcgggcggcggcgttCGGGCTCCTCTCAGGCGTGTCGGCGGCCGGCTTCCTCTCGGGGACCCTCACCGCGCGGTTCCTCACCACCTCCTCCACCTTCCAGGTCGCCGCGGCCGTCGGTGCAGCGGGAGCCATCTACCTCAGGGCGTTCGTCCCGGATTCCGGCGCCGCTGTCTCCTTCCATGACGATGCCTGCGATCCCCTGCTCCAAGGCTCGTCCTGCTCCTCTGCGGCTTCGTCTTCCGCTTCCTCCGACGAAGAGCTGTCGCCGAGGCTTCCGCCCTACAAGGGCGTGCTGCCGTCGCCGTCCGACATGGTCGCGCTTCTCACTGGCAG TTTGACCTTGTCAACGGCGGCAATGATTACTTTCTTTTACAGTCTCGGTGAACACGGACTTCAGACTGCATTACTG TACTACCTCAAAGCGCAGTTTGGTTACAGCAAAGACGAGTTTGCTAATCTAATGCTGATTGCCGGTGCTGCGGGAATGATCTCACAG TTAACAGTAATGCCAATATTTGCTCCAATCGTTGGTGAGGAGATGCTACTTATTGTTGGGCTGTTAGGAGGATGCACTCAT GTTTTCCTATATGGCATCGCATGGTCGTACTGG GTACCATATTTTGCTGCAGCGTTTATAATTTTGAGTGCTTTTGTTCACCCATCT ATAAGGACCAATGTGTCAAAAAGTGTTGGATCAAATGAGCAG GGAATTGCTCAAGGTTGTATATCTGGAATTAGTTCTTTTGCCAGCATATTAGCTCCACTTGTCTTTACTCCCTTGACAG CATGGTTCCTTTCAGAAACAACGCCATTCAACTTCAAAGGCTTCAGCAT